One genomic region from Cyanobium usitatum str. Tous encodes:
- a CDS encoding DUF58 domain-containing protein has translation MDFARAQQLIKPQRGERLKLGLRNLYILPTRFGLLWLAGGGLLLLVAIQTQRNGPLLLSFLMLGLWLLALHLTQFNLQGLELEALAPSGGFAGEMVAYPLLCRSRCQRDGIQLGLAGSAATPQPLAAGESVLSVPWRAGRRGLQTPGRLRLQTTAPLGLFVCWTLWEPPRPQPIYPARRPGPVAESSTSRLAAGSDDWDDLRPHRPQDGLARVAWKSLAQGRGRQTKTFAAATPAVGLLAPAPGLPPERALEHLSAEIWRRSKAGEAYGLALGDTQVAPNTGPEHRDRCLLALALAPGAAS, from the coding sequence ATGGACTTCGCTAGGGCCCAGCAACTGATCAAACCGCAGCGAGGCGAGCGGCTAAAGCTGGGGCTGCGCAACCTCTACATCCTGCCGACCCGCTTCGGCTTGCTCTGGCTGGCGGGCGGCGGCCTGCTGCTGCTCGTAGCGATCCAAACCCAGCGCAATGGCCCGCTGCTGCTGAGCTTCCTGATGCTGGGGCTGTGGCTGCTGGCCCTGCACCTCACCCAGTTCAACCTGCAAGGCCTCGAACTTGAAGCCCTGGCCCCAAGCGGTGGCTTCGCCGGCGAAATGGTCGCCTATCCGCTGCTCTGCCGCAGCCGCTGCCAGCGCGACGGGATCCAGCTGGGGCTGGCCGGCAGCGCGGCAACACCCCAGCCGCTAGCGGCTGGCGAATCGGTGCTCTCGGTGCCTTGGCGAGCGGGGCGGCGGGGGTTGCAAACCCCGGGGCGACTGCGGCTGCAAACCACCGCACCCCTCGGACTTTTCGTGTGCTGGACGCTGTGGGAACCGCCACGGCCCCAGCCCATCTATCCAGCCCGGCGGCCCGGGCCGGTGGCCGAAAGCTCCACTAGCCGGTTAGCGGCAGGCAGCGACGACTGGGACGACCTGCGCCCCCACCGCCCGCAGGACGGCCTAGCCCGAGTGGCCTGGAAATCCCTAGCCCAGGGCCGGGGCCGCCAAACCAAAACCTTCGCCGCTGCCACCCCTGCGGTGGGGCTGCTGGCGCCAGCGCCGGGCCTGCCGCCGGAGCGGGCCCTGGAGCACCTCAGCGCCGAAATCTGGCGCCGCAGCAAGGCGGGCGAGGCCTACGGCCTGGCCTTGGGCGACACCCAAGTGGCCCCCAACACGGGCCCCGAACACCGGGACCGCTGCCTACTGGCCCTGGCCCTTGCACCTGGCGCAGCGTCATGA
- a CDS encoding AAA family ATPase — translation MSSPRLQPLISAIGQVLLGKEQAVRLALACLLARGHLLIEDLPGMGKTTLAEALARVFGLEFKRVSFTSDLLPADLTGINVFDAGSASFHFQPGPLFSQVLLADEINRASPRTQSALLEAMAAGRVSVDGVSHPLPKPFLVIATQNGLDQVGTAPLPESQLDRFLMQLSLGYPDRRAERNLLSGQALPPASLEPLLDGAGLLELQQRAAAQHCSSALLDYVLDLAAFSRRADQAGTGLSPRACQGLVAAARAWSLLEGRDHVTPADVQAVLPAVAEHRLAGDAATLLAGVDGLR, via the coding sequence GTGTCCAGCCCCAGGCTGCAACCGCTGATCAGCGCCATCGGCCAGGTGCTGCTGGGCAAGGAGCAGGCGGTGCGGCTGGCCCTGGCCTGCCTGCTGGCCCGCGGCCATCTACTGATCGAAGACCTGCCCGGCATGGGCAAAACCACCCTGGCCGAGGCCCTCGCCCGCGTGTTCGGCCTCGAGTTCAAGCGGGTGAGCTTCACCAGCGACCTGCTGCCAGCCGATCTCACCGGCATCAACGTTTTTGATGCCGGCAGCGCCAGCTTCCACTTCCAGCCCGGCCCCCTATTCAGCCAGGTGCTGCTGGCCGATGAGATCAACCGCGCCAGCCCCCGCACCCAGAGCGCCCTGCTGGAGGCGATGGCGGCCGGCCGGGTGAGCGTCGACGGGGTGAGCCATCCCCTGCCCAAGCCCTTCCTGGTGATCGCCACCCAGAACGGTCTCGACCAGGTGGGCACCGCACCCCTGCCGGAATCCCAGCTGGATCGCTTCTTGATGCAGCTGAGCCTGGGTTATCCGGATCGACGGGCCGAACGCAATCTGCTCAGCGGCCAGGCGCTGCCGCCAGCCAGCCTGGAGCCCTTGCTAGATGGCGCCGGCCTGCTGGAGCTGCAGCAACGAGCCGCCGCCCAGCACTGCTCCAGCGCCCTGCTCGACTACGTACTCGACCTGGCCGCTTTCAGCCGGCGAGCAGACCAAGCCGGCACCGGGCTATCACCGCGGGCCTGCCAGGGGCTGGTGGCTGCCGCCCGGGCCTGGTCGCTGCTGGAGGGGCGGGACCACGTCACCCCCGCCGACGTGCAGGCGGTGCTGCCAGCGGTGGCTGAACACAGGCTGGCGGGCGATGCGGCGACCCTGCTGGCGGGGGTTGATGGACTTCGCTAG
- a CDS encoding reprolysin-like metallopeptidase: MSIAISAITSQKWAGDLWKFSGRDGVVNYWLADRGEAQTLGMSGRESKYIRQVFSRLDKITGLEFEEKDSRTKSDIDLYCVDSLNGNTIGVTTRRSSWYEIKWVDRRGGELTRREAWVIAHEIGHALGLDHPNGKPYGRRYGTTDTIMSYNYTGFKGFTDSDTAALQSLWS, from the coding sequence ATGAGTATCGCCATATCAGCTATTACCAGCCAGAAATGGGCTGGGGATCTTTGGAAGTTTTCGGGTCGTGATGGCGTTGTGAACTATTGGCTCGCCGATCGTGGCGAGGCGCAAACGCTTGGGATGTCGGGTCGGGAATCAAAATATATTCGCCAAGTCTTTAGCCGCCTTGATAAAATTACGGGTTTGGAATTCGAGGAAAAAGATAGTCGCACAAAGTCGGATATTGACTTGTATTGTGTGGATAGCTTGAATGGCAATACTATCGGTGTGACGACCCGTCGTAGCTCCTGGTATGAAATCAAATGGGTGGATAGGCGTGGCGGCGAGCTGACTCGTCGTGAGGCTTGGGTGATAGCTCATGAAATTGGCCATGCACTTGGACTGGATCATCCGAACGGCAAGCCTTACGGCCGTCGCTATGGCACTACGGACACCATTATGTCTTATAATTATACTGGCTTCAAGGGATTTACGGATTCTGATACCGCGGCGCTTCAATCTCTTTGGTCTTGA
- a CDS encoding pyridoxal phosphate-dependent aminotransferase, whose protein sequence is MSLAPFDRHGGNLAAVAARLGCRDTQLLDASASLVPFGPPWFVRRSLLGAGLTAPLRAYPDRAYAGLRRGLARLHGLEPEWLLPGNGAAELFTWAARDAAAAGVSVLAQPGFADYPRALACWDGAWRAQPLPLQVGSVAQPFPAPPAGEVLWLTNPHNPTGALWTRASLEPLLQRFALVIADEAFLPLVPGGEAQSLIPLLPTHPNLVVICSLTKLYGIAGLRLGYALGHPERLAQWASWRDPWPVNGLAAAVGERLLADPAAYRRWCGRVQRWTGREGAWLQRQLAQLPGITPLPSAANFLLIRAEHSLVPLRQALEQRHHILLRDCRSFEGLGENWLRIGYQSHRNNRRILRALRQELGRFSSDSALAEIRPGCSEPNTRSDVPG, encoded by the coding sequence ATGTCTTTGGCGCCATTTGATCGCCATGGCGGCAATTTGGCCGCAGTCGCCGCCCGTCTGGGTTGCCGCGATACCCAGTTGCTTGATGCCAGCGCCTCTCTGGTTCCTTTCGGGCCGCCTTGGTTTGTGCGGCGCTCCTTGCTAGGGGCCGGGCTGACCGCGCCGCTACGGGCCTATCCCGACCGCGCCTATGCAGGTTTGCGCCGCGGCCTGGCCCGGCTGCATGGCCTGGAGCCCGAGTGGCTGTTGCCGGGTAACGGCGCAGCGGAGCTGTTCACCTGGGCGGCCCGGGATGCGGCGGCGGCAGGGGTAAGTGTGTTGGCCCAGCCGGGTTTTGCCGACTATCCGCGGGCCCTGGCCTGCTGGGATGGGGCTTGGCGGGCTCAGCCGCTGCCGCTGCAGGTTGGTTCGGTGGCGCAGCCGTTTCCGGCGCCGCCAGCGGGCGAGGTGCTTTGGCTCACCAATCCCCACAACCCCACCGGAGCGCTCTGGACTCGCGCCTCCCTGGAGCCCCTGCTGCAGCGCTTTGCCCTGGTGATCGCCGATGAGGCTTTCCTGCCGCTGGTGCCTGGTGGCGAGGCCCAGAGCCTGATCCCGCTGCTGCCTACGCACCCAAACCTGGTGGTGATCTGCAGCCTCACCAAGCTTTATGGCATAGCGGGCCTGCGCCTTGGCTATGCCCTTGGCCACCCCGAGCGCCTGGCCCAGTGGGCCTCCTGGCGCGATCCCTGGCCCGTGAATGGCCTGGCTGCCGCCGTGGGGGAGCGGCTGCTGGCTGATCCGGCGGCCTACCGGCGCTGGTGCGGCAGGGTGCAGCGCTGGACCGGCCGCGAGGGTGCCTGGCTGCAGCGTCAGCTGGCCCAGCTGCCTGGCATCACGCCCCTGCCTTCAGCCGCCAACTTCCTGCTGATCCGCGCTGAGCATTCGCTAGTGCCGTTGCGCCAAGCCCTGGAGCAGCGCCATCACATCCTCTTGCGCGATTGCCGCTCTTTCGAGGGGCTAGGGGAAAACTGGCTGCGGATTGGCTATCAGAGCCACCGCAACAATCGCCGCATCCTGCGGGCCTTGCGGCAGGAATTAGGGCGCTTTAGTAGTGATAGCGCCCTTGCAGAAATTCGACCCGGCTGCTCTGAACCAAATACACGCAGCGATGTTCCTGGGTGA
- a CDS encoding Txe/YoeB family addiction module toxin, with protein MAPSWQAVVHPEFLDDLQHWVRHEPRTTKRLIELMQAILKDPFEGIGKPEPLKYLGPGVWSRRITQEHRCVYLVQSSRVEFLQGRYHY; from the coding sequence ATGGCCCCCTCCTGGCAGGCGGTGGTTCACCCAGAGTTTCTAGATGACTTGCAGCATTGGGTGCGCCACGAGCCACGCACCACTAAACGGCTGATTGAGCTGATGCAAGCCATCTTGAAAGATCCTTTTGAGGGCATCGGCAAACCTGAACCGCTCAAATACTTGGGGCCGGGCGTCTGGTCTCGGCGGATCACCCAGGAACATCGCTGCGTGTATTTGGTTCAGAGCAGCCGGGTCGAATTTCTGCAAGGGCGCTATCACTACTAA
- a CDS encoding type II toxin-antitoxin system Phd/YefM family antitoxin, whose amino-acid sequence MDRAVQDREVVMVRRRKGGDVALVAADELAGLLETAHLLRSPANAERLLTALSRAREQRLDPINLTDLVSSLQG is encoded by the coding sequence ATGGACCGTGCCGTGCAAGACCGAGAGGTCGTGATGGTGCGGCGGCGCAAGGGCGGCGATGTGGCCCTAGTGGCTGCTGATGAACTGGCCGGCCTACTGGAAACAGCCCATCTGCTGCGCTCACCGGCGAATGCGGAGCGTCTTCTCACAGCCCTAAGCAGAGCCCGCGAGCAGAGACTGGACCCGATCAACCTGACGGACCTTGTCAGCAGCCTTCAAGGCTGA
- a CDS encoding UDP-N-acetylglucosamine--N-acetylmuramyl-(pentapeptide) pyrophosphoryl-undecaprenol N-acetylglucosamine transferase — translation MPRLLIAASGTGGHLFPALAVADAMPADWSVSWLGVPDRLERQLVPSRYPLHTVRAGGLQGRGLRKLLNLLQLLQAVRSVRRLIQRERIAAVFTSGGYIAAPAILAARWCGVPVVLHESNAVPGKVTRLLGRLCSQVAVGLPQAAARLPRCRPAVTGTPVRQAFLEPASLPDWAPQGSGPLLLVMGGSQGAVGLNQMVRPLLPKLTAAGVRVVHLTGSNDPEAGQPLPAGVVELPFSDEIPGLLQHAALAISRSGAGALSELAVCGTPAVLVPYPAAADHHQDVNAAAAAELGAAVIVWQHGGPAEPALERSLWRLLGPRLRGAAAACDPLTGMSTAMGELAVRDADQRVAAMLRKP, via the coding sequence ATGCCCAGGCTCCTAATTGCTGCCAGCGGCACCGGTGGCCACCTATTCCCTGCACTAGCAGTGGCCGATGCCATGCCGGCCGATTGGAGCGTGTCGTGGCTGGGGGTGCCAGACCGGCTGGAACGCCAGCTGGTGCCGAGCCGCTATCCACTGCACACGGTGCGGGCCGGTGGGCTGCAAGGCCGGGGCCTGCGCAAGCTGCTCAACCTGCTGCAACTGCTGCAGGCGGTTCGGTCGGTGCGGCGCTTGATCCAGCGCGAACGCATCGCAGCGGTTTTTACCAGCGGCGGCTACATCGCAGCGCCTGCAATCCTGGCGGCCCGCTGGTGCGGCGTGCCGGTGGTGCTGCATGAGAGCAACGCCGTGCCCGGCAAGGTGACCCGCCTGCTGGGGCGGCTCTGCAGCCAGGTGGCGGTGGGCCTGCCCCAGGCCGCTGCCCGCCTGCCCCGCTGCCGCCCCGCGGTGACGGGAACGCCGGTGCGGCAAGCCTTTCTGGAGCCCGCCTCCCTGCCCGACTGGGCGCCCCAAGGCTCCGGGCCCCTGCTGCTGGTGATGGGCGGCAGCCAGGGAGCCGTCGGTCTCAACCAAATGGTGCGCCCCCTGCTGCCCAAGCTCACGGCTGCAGGCGTGCGGGTGGTGCATCTCACCGGCAGCAACGACCCCGAGGCAGGCCAGCCCCTGCCGGCTGGGGTGGTGGAGCTTCCCTTCAGCGACGAGATCCCCGGCCTGCTGCAGCACGCCGCCCTGGCTATCAGCCGTAGCGGCGCTGGCGCCCTCAGCGAGCTGGCAGTGTGCGGCACCCCGGCGGTGCTGGTGCCCTACCCCGCCGCCGCCGACCACCACCAGGACGTCAACGCCGCCGCCGCCGCCGAACTTGGGGCGGCCGTGATCGTGTGGCAGCACGGCGGCCCCGCTGAGCCGGCCCTCGAGCGCAGCCTCTGGCGGCTGCTGGGGCCGCGCCTGCGGGGGGCAGCAGCTGCTTGTGATCCCCTGACAGGTATGTCAACAGCCATGGGCGAGCTGGCGGTGCGCGATGCCGATCAGCGAGTGGCGGCGATGCTGAGAAAACCCTAA
- a CDS encoding EF-hand domain-containing protein has protein sequence MRISPATLMGALAGTLLVTLSGFAQQPALAADELQQYQQRLGKLFRQLDSNGDGRLGRDEVRSNAYLQRHFSRLDRANKGYLTPADLR, from the coding sequence ATGAGGATTTCCCCTGCCACCTTGATGGGTGCCCTTGCGGGCACGCTGCTGGTGACCCTGAGCGGTTTCGCCCAGCAACCGGCCCTTGCAGCCGATGAACTGCAGCAATACCAGCAGCGGCTAGGCAAACTATTTCGCCAGCTCGATAGCAACGGCGATGGGCGCTTGGGGCGTGATGAGGTGCGCTCCAATGCCTACCTGCAGCGACACTTCAGCCGCCTCGATCGCGCTAATAAGGGTTATTTGACCCCAGCGGACCTGCGCTGA
- a CDS encoding response regulator codes for MAQGQSIWVVDDDPELRRMVGTYLIDQGYDVRCLADGAQLLARLAGQRPDLVVLDLMMPGDDGLTLLRRLRDGGDDLPVVMLTAKGDAVDRIIGLEQGADDYLAKPFLPRELTARIEAVLRRRVALPAGTPLAEAEMLTIGEQVLDQAARTLEHDGKVTLLTSGEFALLAAFVQHPHRPLSRERLVELARGPDSVTDSRSMDVQVSRLRKLVEPDPARPRYLQTVWGYGYVFVPDGQPRSR; via the coding sequence ATGGCCCAAGGGCAAAGCATCTGGGTTGTGGATGACGACCCCGAACTAAGGCGGATGGTGGGTACCTACCTGATTGACCAGGGTTACGACGTGCGTTGCCTGGCCGATGGGGCCCAGTTGCTGGCGAGGTTGGCTGGCCAGCGGCCTGATCTGGTGGTTCTCGATCTGATGATGCCGGGAGACGATGGCCTCACCCTGTTGCGGCGCCTGCGCGACGGCGGCGATGACCTGCCGGTGGTGATGCTCACTGCCAAGGGCGATGCCGTGGATCGGATCATCGGCCTGGAGCAGGGCGCTGACGACTACCTGGCCAAGCCGTTTCTGCCGCGGGAGCTCACGGCCCGTATCGAGGCCGTGCTGCGCCGCCGCGTCGCCCTGCCGGCCGGCACTCCCCTCGCTGAAGCAGAGATGCTGACGATTGGCGAGCAGGTGCTCGATCAGGCAGCCCGCACCCTGGAGCACGATGGCAAGGTCACCTTGCTCACCTCCGGCGAATTCGCCCTACTTGCGGCCTTTGTGCAGCATCCGCATCGACCCCTATCGCGCGAGCGCCTGGTGGAACTGGCACGGGGGCCCGATTCAGTGACAGACAGCCGCAGCATGGATGTGCAGGTGTCGCGGCTACGCAAGTTGGTGGAGCCTGATCCCGCTCGCCCCCGCTATCTGCAGACGGTGTGGGGCTATGGCTATGTATTTGTGCCCGATGGTCAACCTCGCAGCCGTTAG
- a CDS encoding sensor histidine kinase, with protein sequence MVNLAAVRYGLVGLGVALLSTLQLQLLLAERLQRDRITQQGPEVLFQLRLAELALDRLPPARLARLSGLPLRVGAKPPSRSERALEVQAQLLRQELCASLNPCPSVLPAFAPQRGVWVQLLSPLDPVWLLVPIPPVRPWPPDPWLLLVGLGLGGSVALLLFFLLEVQRPLLLLQQVLGGVGRRGWPEVQQEQGTLVVRQLTARFNGMVQRLQAVDQERAVMLAGIAHDLKSPLTRLRFRISLLDLSQADLQQVVADLDSLERITGQFLLFAGGGDQEAALAVPLEQLLAEQAAGLAASELELDLEPLVRLVQPVALARAVANLIANARSYGAPPLCLQLRAAEPAGEGFRIVIWDCGSGIPPERWDQALMPFQRLDVARGGSGHCGLGLAIAARVARSHGGYLERLEADGDSAWRFGIALQARSQGQS encoded by the coding sequence ATGGTCAACCTCGCAGCCGTTAGGTATGGGCTGGTGGGGCTGGGGGTGGCCCTGCTCAGCACCCTGCAGTTGCAATTGCTGCTTGCGGAACGCTTACAACGCGATCGGATTACCCAGCAGGGACCAGAGGTTTTGTTTCAGCTGCGCCTGGCGGAGCTGGCGCTTGATCGCTTGCCGCCAGCCAGGTTGGCGCGCCTTAGCGGACTACCACTGCGCGTTGGAGCTAAACCGCCCAGTCGATCTGAACGGGCCCTGGAAGTTCAGGCGCAGCTGCTGCGCCAAGAGCTTTGCGCCAGCCTGAATCCGTGCCCCTCCGTGCTGCCGGCGTTCGCCCCCCAAAGGGGGGTGTGGGTTCAGTTGTTATCACCCCTTGATCCGGTGTGGTTACTGGTGCCTATTCCCCCTGTGCGTCCTTGGCCTCCGGATCCCTGGTTGCTGCTGGTGGGGCTGGGGTTAGGGGGCAGTGTGGCGCTGCTGTTGTTTTTTCTGTTGGAAGTTCAGCGGCCGCTGCTGTTGCTTCAGCAGGTTCTTGGCGGCGTGGGCCGCCGCGGTTGGCCTGAGGTTCAGCAGGAGCAGGGCACGCTGGTTGTGAGACAACTCACGGCTCGTTTCAATGGCATGGTGCAGCGCTTGCAGGCCGTCGATCAAGAAAGGGCCGTGATGCTGGCCGGCATCGCCCACGACCTCAAGAGTCCGCTCACCAGGTTGCGTTTTCGGATCAGCCTGCTGGACCTGAGCCAAGCTGATCTGCAACAAGTTGTGGCCGACCTCGACTCCTTGGAGCGGATCACTGGCCAGTTCTTGTTATTTGCAGGCGGTGGCGACCAGGAAGCCGCTCTAGCTGTGCCCTTGGAGCAACTATTGGCCGAGCAGGCAGCTGGACTTGCGGCTTCTGAGCTCGAATTAGATTTAGAGCCGCTGGTGAGGCTGGTACAACCTGTCGCCCTTGCCCGAGCTGTGGCCAATTTGATCGCCAACGCTCGTAGCTATGGAGCTCCGCCCCTGTGCTTGCAGCTGCGAGCTGCAGAGCCGGCAGGGGAAGGGTTTCGGATTGTGATTTGGGATTGCGGCTCAGGCATACCTCCAGAGCGCTGGGATCAGGCGTTAATGCCCTTTCAGCGTCTAGATGTCGCCCGTGGAGGTAGCGGTCATTGTGGGCTGGGCCTGGCTATCGCCGCCCGGGTTGCCCGGTCCCATGGGGGCTACTTGGAGCGGTTGGAAGCTGATGGCGATTCTGCTTGGCGGTTTGGAATTGCTCTCCAAGCACGCTCTCAAGGGCAGTCTTAA
- a CDS encoding phosphoglycerate kinase, with protein sequence MAKRSLASLSADELSGKRVLVRVDFNVPLDDAGAITDDTRIRAALPTINDLSSKGAKVILAAHFGRPKGQVNEAMRLTPVAARLSELLGKPVVKTDSCIGPDAEAKVAAMAAGDVVLLENVRFFAEEEKNDAGFAAQLAALADIYVNDAFGAAHRAHASTEGVTKALSPSVAGYLMEKELQYLQGAIDEPKRPLAAIVGGSKVSSKIGVLEALIDKCDKVLIGGGMIFTFYKARGLAVGKSLVEEDKLELAKELEAKAAAKGVQLLLPTDVVLADNFAPDANSQTVSIDAIPDGWMGLDIGPDSLKAFQEALADCKTVIWNGPMGVFEFDKFAAGTNGIAHTLADLSGKGCCTIIGGGDSVAAVEKVGVAEKMSHISTGGGASLELLEGKVLPGVAALDEA encoded by the coding sequence ATGGCGAAGCGATCCCTGGCCAGCCTTTCGGCCGATGAGCTCAGCGGCAAGCGCGTGCTGGTGCGGGTCGACTTCAACGTACCGCTAGATGACGCCGGTGCCATCACCGACGACACCCGCATCCGGGCCGCCCTGCCCACCATCAATGACCTGAGCAGCAAGGGCGCCAAGGTGATCCTGGCGGCCCACTTCGGCCGTCCCAAGGGCCAGGTGAACGAAGCCATGCGTCTCACCCCCGTGGCCGCCCGCCTCAGCGAGCTGCTCGGCAAGCCCGTGGTGAAAACCGACAGCTGCATCGGCCCCGACGCCGAAGCCAAGGTGGCAGCCATGGCCGCAGGCGATGTGGTGCTGCTCGAAAACGTGCGCTTCTTCGCCGAAGAGGAGAAGAACGACGCCGGTTTCGCCGCCCAGCTGGCCGCCCTTGCCGATATTTATGTGAACGACGCCTTCGGCGCCGCCCACCGGGCCCATGCCTCCACCGAAGGCGTCACCAAGGCGCTCAGCCCCAGCGTGGCCGGCTACCTGATGGAGAAGGAGCTCCAGTACCTGCAGGGCGCCATCGACGAGCCCAAGCGTCCCCTGGCGGCGATCGTGGGCGGCTCCAAGGTGAGCTCCAAAATCGGCGTGCTCGAAGCCCTGATCGACAAGTGCGACAAGGTGCTGATCGGCGGCGGCATGATTTTCACCTTCTACAAAGCCCGTGGACTGGCGGTGGGCAAGAGCCTGGTGGAAGAGGACAAGCTTGAGCTGGCCAAAGAGCTGGAGGCCAAAGCGGCCGCCAAGGGCGTGCAGCTACTGCTGCCCACCGATGTGGTGCTGGCCGACAACTTCGCCCCCGACGCCAACAGCCAGACCGTGTCGATCGACGCCATCCCCGATGGCTGGATGGGCCTGGACATCGGCCCCGACTCGCTCAAAGCCTTCCAGGAGGCCCTGGCCGACTGCAAAACCGTGATCTGGAACGGCCCCATGGGCGTGTTCGAGTTCGACAAGTTTGCCGCTGGCACCAACGGCATCGCCCACACCCTGGCCGACCTGAGCGGCAAGGGCTGCTGCACGATCATCGGCGGTGGCGACTCGGTGGCAGCCGTGGAAAAGGTGGGCGTAGCCGAGAAGATGTCCCACATCTCTACCGGCGGTGGCGCCAGCCTGGAGCTGCTGGAAGGCAAGGTGCTGCCCGGCGTGGCAGCACTAGATGAAGCCTGA
- a CDS encoding universal stress protein produces the protein MFDTVLFPIDQSRQAMETAAVALKLAQQHASKLVLLSVVEPEQDDPAAVAALLQQARARFEEAGVSCQVIEREGKPAFVIGDVADEINADVIVMGTRGIAIESDQQSTAARVIQLAPCPVLVVP, from the coding sequence ATGTTTGACACCGTTCTCTTTCCCATTGACCAGAGCCGCCAGGCGATGGAAACGGCTGCGGTGGCCTTGAAACTGGCCCAGCAGCATGCCAGCAAGCTGGTGTTGCTGTCGGTAGTGGAGCCCGAGCAAGACGACCCAGCGGCGGTTGCTGCCCTGCTGCAGCAGGCCCGCGCCCGCTTTGAAGAGGCTGGCGTCAGCTGCCAGGTGATCGAGCGGGAGGGCAAGCCCGCCTTCGTGATCGGCGACGTGGCAGATGAGATCAACGCCGACGTGATCGTGATGGGCACCCGCGGCATTGCGATTGAGAGCGATCAGCAGAGCACCGCCGCCCGGGTGATCCAGCTGGCTCCCTGTCCGGTGCTGGTGGTGCCTTAG
- the ylqF gene encoding ribosome biogenesis GTPase YlqF, which produces MTQLSVNAPAIQWYPGHIAKAEKALSANLAKVDLVIEVRDARIPMATSHPRLQRWIGNKQHLLVLNRVDMIPPPVRQAWTAWFRAQEQTCWWCDAKAGTGVKQLQQAAIRAGIALNVRRAGRGMKPRPVRALMLGFPNVGKSALINRLVRQKVVDSARRAGVTRSLRWVRLGQDLDLLDAPGVLPPRLDDQQAALRLALCDDIGQAAYDNEAAARAFLQLLTLLEAEPAAGVPAGLVGKRYGIPLGVLPGGGPDVEGWLVTAAERHTSGDSLRMATKLLDDFRCARLGAIALELPVLPPP; this is translated from the coding sequence GTGACTCAGCTCAGCGTCAACGCTCCCGCGATTCAGTGGTACCCAGGCCACATCGCCAAGGCGGAGAAAGCTCTCAGCGCCAACCTGGCCAAGGTGGACCTGGTGATCGAGGTGCGCGATGCCCGCATACCGATGGCCACCTCCCACCCGCGGCTGCAGCGCTGGATCGGCAACAAGCAACACCTGCTGGTGCTCAACCGGGTCGACATGATCCCGCCGCCGGTGCGCCAGGCCTGGACCGCCTGGTTTCGAGCCCAGGAGCAGACCTGCTGGTGGTGTGATGCCAAGGCCGGCACCGGCGTGAAGCAGCTGCAGCAGGCGGCGATCCGGGCCGGCATAGCCCTCAACGTTCGCCGGGCTGGGCGGGGCATGAAGCCACGGCCGGTGCGGGCGCTGATGCTGGGCTTCCCCAATGTGGGTAAATCGGCCCTGATCAACCGGCTGGTGCGCCAAAAAGTCGTAGACAGCGCCCGTCGCGCCGGTGTGACTCGCAGCTTGCGCTGGGTGCGGCTGGGCCAGGACCTCGACCTGCTCGACGCCCCCGGCGTGCTGCCGCCCCGCCTCGACGACCAGCAGGCAGCCCTGCGCCTGGCTCTCTGCGACGACATTGGCCAGGCGGCCTACGACAACGAAGCCGCCGCCCGGGCCTTCCTGCAGCTGCTCACCCTGCTTGAAGCCGAGCCAGCTGCTGGTGTGCCGGCTGGGCTGGTGGGCAAGCGCTACGGCATCCCCCTGGGCGTGCTGCCCGGCGGCGGCCCGGATGTGGAGGGCTGGCTGGTGACCGCTGCGGAGCGCCACACCAGCGGTGACAGCCTGCGCATGGCCACCAAGCTGCTCGATGATTTTCGCTGCGCTCGCTTGGGTGCCATTGCGCTTGAGCTGCCGGTTCTGCCACCGCCATGA